A region from the Triticum urartu cultivar G1812 chromosome 1, Tu2.1, whole genome shotgun sequence genome encodes:
- the LOC125542837 gene encoding malonyl-coenzyme A:anthocyanin 3-O-glucoside-6''-O-malonyltransferase-like yields MDPLPSPPQLSVLESAVVKPPPAPETSLPLTFFDVYWLNSPPVERVFLYRLTPDTTGNDAVPSAIISSLRSSLSQALRAYFPLAGRLRLTPGTADRYELHYQPGDGVAFTVAEYAVDVDELAADGPREVARILPLVPPLSTGVGPVLALQATVLRGGLAIGISLHHAACDGASSTRFFHTWATASTGSGAPPPPVIDRSLVTKDPSFRHIYDIYVGDLTSTEEMEYVEMSSDKLLATFTLSREDIQRVKDVVFSAAGEAGAPPPRCSSLVATFGFIWSCYQRAKDDAEASSGDPTYILFSVDHRSRIMPDPVPDEYLGNCIGAAQHAAPKNQLAAAGSSGILVACTAVAAAIEEAMGQTASPEKMGSWPKKILEAVATGGGVLSVAGSPRFRVYDVDFGFGRPAKVEIVSVARTGAMALAESRRSSAGGVMEVGISLPPAGMQRFRKCFDDAISWLHHH; encoded by the coding sequence ATGGACCCTCTGCCTTCTCCGCCGCAGCTCAGTGTCCTGGAGAGCGCCGTCGTAAAGCCCCCGCCGGCGCCGGAGACCTCCCTCCCGCTCACCTTCTTCGACGTCTACTGGCTCAACTCCCCGCCGGTGGAACGCGTCTTCCTCTACCGCCTCACCCCCGACACCACCGGCAACGACGCCGTCCCATCCGCCATCATCTCCAGCCTCAGGTCCTCGCTCTCCCAGGCCCTCCGTGCCTACTTCCCGctggccggccgcctccgccTCACGCCCGGCACGGCCGACCGCTACGAGCTCCACTACCAGCCCGGCGACGGCGTCGCCTTCACCGTCGCCGAGTATGCCGTCGACGTCGACGAGCTGGCCGCCGACGGGCCGAGGGAGGTCGCCAGGATCTTGCCGCTCGTGCCGCCTCTCTCGACGGGGGTTGGCCCGGTGCTCGCTCTGCAGGCCACCGTGCTCCGCGGCGGCCTCGCCATCGGCATCTCCCTGCACCATGCCGCCTGCGATGGCGCCTCCTCCACGCGCTTCTTCCACACCTGGGCCACCGCAAGCACCGGCTCCGGTGCGCCTCCTCCCCCGGTCATCGACAGAAGTTTGGTCACCAAGGACCCCAGTTTCAGACACATCTACGACATCTATGTCGGAGATCTCACGAGCACCGAGGAGATGGAGTACGTCGAGATGTCCAGCGACAAGCTGCTCGCCACCTTCACGCTCTCCAGGGAGGACATCCAGCGCGTTAAGGACGTCGTCTTCTCCGCGGCCGGTGAGGCGGGCGCGCCGCCGCCGCGATGCTCCTCGCTCGTCGCCACCTTCGGCTTCATCTGGTCCTGCTACCAGCGCGCCAAAGACGACGCCGAAGCAAGCAGCGGCGACCCGACCTACATCCTCTTCTCCGTCGACCACCGCTCGCGGATAATGCCCGATCCCGTCCCGGACGAGTACCTCGGCAACTGCATCGGCGCCGCCCAGCACGCCGCGCCCAAGAACCAGCTCGCGGCGGCCGGCAGCAGCGGCATACTCGTCGCGTGCACGGCTGTGGCAGCGGCCATCGAGGAGGCGATGGGCCAAACCGCGTCGCCCGAGAAGATGGGGTCGTGGCCGAAGAAGATTCTAGAGGCCGTCGCGACTGGTGGCGGTGTTCTGAGCGTGGCGGGGTCGCCGAGGTTCCGGGTCTACGACGTCGATTTCGGGTTCgggcggccggccaaggtggAGATCGTGTCCGTGGCGAGAACCGGCGCGATGGCGCTGGCGGAGAGCCGCCGGAGCAGCGCCGGCGGCGTCATGGAGGTGGGCATCTCCCTGCCGCCCGCTGGCATGCAAAGGTTCCGAAAGTGCTTTGACGATGCCATTTCGTGGCTTCATCACCATTAG
- the LOC125542847 gene encoding mechanosensitive ion channel protein 5-like, translating into MKEELSFKNRPPSPTPQQAMEGGEDPPTRLIGNFLRKQRASGAKPSLDLDPEMEELGRPSHGARRVSFEDEHQKHISSDSDSNSDSDAEGSGRRADEMVRCKSTSTGKGPLLRAQTRSRLMDPPPAPPTAAPAIDKKHKSSASRSPKPSQSPAWRWSGPMDGEEEDPFVDEDIPDDFNLKSGKLGALTILQWVSLVLLVGALVCSATIRILSRKKVWELQLWKWELLALALVCGRLVSGWAIRIAMFCVGRNLLLRKRVLYFVYGVRSAVQNTLWLGLVLAAWHFLFDDKCQLAHMVVVSYVMKILFCLLVATLIRLVKTLLLKVLASSFHVSTYFDRIQASLFNQYVTETLSGPQLIEEQGPMFAEPSDLHAAMPTKNLSGLRSFRPSVSMSKKQGQGSKQLAKEKRQHQIDEGISIDKLHKLNRSNVSAWNMKRLMKIIRSGTLTTIDEQIKQATGEGDLSATHIRSEYESQMAAKKIFHNVAKHRSKYIYLADLMHFMRQEEALKAMHLFEGGQEYNRISKRSLKNWMVNAFRERKALALTLNDTKVAVSKLNQMTNVVGGIIVFVLWLLILGIATTNLLVFLSSPFLVAVIVFGDTLKAVFEAIVFLFVMHPFDVGDRCEIEEVQVVVEEMNILTTVFLRYDNLKIYYPNNILATIPIMNFYRSPDMGEGIDFYIHVATPVAKLALMKERILRYINNKKEHWYPGAMVVLRDVDETNKLKVSIWLCHTLNFQDMGMRYVRRELVLQEMIKVLKDLDIEYRMLPLDVNVRNAPPIESTRMPTTWNYS; encoded by the exons ATGAAAGAGGAGTTGAGCTTTAAGAATCGGCCACCGTCGCCGACGCCGCAGCAGGCGATGGAGGGAGGCGAGGACCCGCCCACGCGCCTCATTGGCAACTTCCTCCGGAAGCAGAGGGCGTCCGGCGCAAAGCCGTCGCTCGACCTCGACCCGGAGATGGAGGAGCTCGGGAGGCCGTCGCACGGCGCTCGGCGTGTCTCCTTCGAGGACGAACACCAAAAACACATCTCCTCCGACTCCGACTCCAACTCTGACTCTGACGCGGAGGGCAGCGGTAGGCGCGCCGACGAGATGGTACGCTGCAAATCTACCTCCACGGGAAAGGGACCGTTATTGCGAGCCCAGACGCGCTCCCGGCTCATGGACCCGCCGCCGGCGCCACCCACGGCAGCTCCTGCCATCGACAAGAAGCACAAGTCGTCCGCCTCACGGTCCCCTAAGCCCAGCCAGTCTCCCGCGTGGCGCTGGTCGGGTCCGATGGACGGGGAGGAGGAGGACCCATTCGTGGACGAGGACATCCCCGACGACTTCAACTTGAAGAGTGGCAAGCTGGGCGCTCTCACCATCTTGCAGTGGGTCAGCTTGGTGCTCCTCGTCGGGGCGTTGGTTTGCAGTGCCACCATAAGGATCTTGTCCAGGAAGAAGGTGTGGGAGCTGCAGCTCTGGAAGTGGGAGCTCCTCGCGCTCGCGCTCGTCTGCGGCCGTCTCGTCTCCGGGTGGGCCATCCGGATCGCCATGTTCTGCGTGGGGCGCAACTTGTTGCTGCGCAAGCGCGTGCTCTACTTCGTCTACGGCGTCCGCAGCGCCGTGCAGAACACGCTCTGGCTCGGCCTCGTTCTCGCCGCCTGGCATTTCTTGTTTGACGACAAGTGCCAACTCGCGCACATGGTGGTGGTGTCCTATGTTATGAAGATACTATTCTGCTTGCTCGTCGCCACGCTCATCCGGCTTGTCAAGACGCTGCTGCTCAAGGTGCTCGCCTCGTCCTTCCATGTCTCTACCTACTTTGACCGGATTCAAGCGTCATTGTTCAACCAATATGTCACTGAGACGCTCTCGGGGCCGCAACTAATTGAAGAACAAGGCCCCATGTTTGCTGAGCCGAGTGATCTCCATGCCGCGATGCCAACCAAGAATCTATCGGGGCTAAGGAGCTTTCGGCCATCGGTTTCAATGTCTAAGAAGCAGGGCCAAGGAAGCAAGCAACTAGCTAAGGAGAAAAGACAGCATCAGATTGATGAAGGGATAAGCATTGACAAGCTCCATAAGCTCAATCGGAGCAACGTCTCAGCCTGGAACATGAAAAGGTTGATGAAGATTATTCGGTCTGGGACGCTCACCACTATAGATGAGCAGATAAAGCAGGCAACAGGAGAAGGGGATTTGTCAGCGACACATATTCGCAGCGAATACGAGTCacagatggccgcaaagaagatcTTCCATAACGTAGCCAAGCATCGATCCAA GTACATATACTTAGCAGACTTGATGCACTTCATGAGGCAGGAGGAAGCCCTCAAAGCAATGCATCTTTTCGAAGGAGGACAAGAGTACAATAGGATCAGCAAGAGGTCTCTAAAAAACTGGATG GTGAATGCATTTAGAGAGCGCAAAGCCCTTGCTCTAACACTTAATGATACAAAAGTTGCAGTATCCAAGCTCAACCAGATGACTAATGTAGTTGGTGGCATCATCGTGTTTGTTCTCTGGCTCCTTATTCTTGGCATAGCGACAACGAATTTACTTGTCTTCCTCAGTTCACCATTTTTGGTGGCAGTTATTGTATTTGGAGACACTTTGAAGGCAGTTTTTGAGGCAATTGTTTTCTTATTTGTGATGCATCCTTTTGATGTTGGTGACCGCTGTGAAATCGAGGAAGTTCAG GTTGTTGTCGAGGAAATGAATATCTTGACAACAGTCTTCCTTCGATATGACAACCTGAAGATATATTATCCAAACAATATACTGGCCACCATACCGATTATGAATTTTTACAGGAGTCCAGATATGGGAGAAGGAATTGACTTCTATATTCACGTTGCCACGCCGGTAGCGAAACTAGCACTCATGAAAGAAAGAATTCTACG TTACATCAACAACAAGAAAGAGCATTGGTACCCGGGGGCGATGGTTGTCCTCCGGGATGTAGATGAGACCAACAAGCTAAAAGTATCCATATGGCTCTGTCACACGCTCAACTTCCAGGACATGGGGATGAGGTACGTGAGGAGGGAGCTGGTGCTCCAGGAGATGATCAAAGTTCTCAAGGACCTGGACATTGAGTATCGGATGCTACCACTGGACGTGAATGTGCGGAATGCGCCTCCTATTGAATCCACAAGGATGCCGACAACATGGAATTATTCCTGA